A single window of Anopheles moucheti chromosome 2, idAnoMoucSN_F20_07, whole genome shotgun sequence DNA harbors:
- the LOC128296753 gene encoding uncharacterized protein LOC128296753, whose protein sequence is MRHASVWMCILLTFYNLQATSLAAIVPPPWSDPNKNPCAAQPGGWQLLYWPPLKRCFKIFQLGYPCPDTMELSPVGAGTTGLGSTAECRCPPGTAQSPLTKKCHKLFERGPCEFGQYFAPIADSAGRSAIPKQRWGVCKSTEICDSGMIYWPQDNKCYQIHTKGPCPKGKLISLDNNGIARCKCENEGDLSNYFHEDTETCHEFFTKGPCLGTGELFLPSRKCACHERLPHYHNETNQCYELGTIGPCPFGHTFIVADSKRQSEGSSGGMKAECRCKDGYVQWKDGYCYKLYTQGPCEFGSFVTEANVCAVNPCDKGRLYFPQEKTCYRIGSQGPCTLHQVVIFDFTSRPSLDGISYNGMCGCSGVISNLDQSCTDEADQIPQSACDSTPEMVEVNRQCYKLYTRGPCGPGQWLEAKKIPTRIRSAACVCRPGYTPYEQPLANGVIGCQAPSVGIARWFMSLLGFGTSDPDEY, encoded by the exons ATGAGGCATGCATCCGTATGGATGTGTATCCTGCTGACATTCTACAACCTGCAAGCGACGTCACTGGCGGCTATCGTACCACCGCCATGGAGCGATCCGAACAAGAACCCCTGCGCTGCTCAACCGGGCGGCTGGCAGCTTCTCTACTGGCCGCCGCTCAAACGCTGCTTTAAAATCTTCCAGCTCGGTTATCCCTGTCCCGACACGATGGAGCTCAGCCCGGTCGGGGCCGGCACGACCGGGCTCGGTTCCACCGCCGAATGTCGATGTCCACCGGGTACCGCCCAGTCACCGCTAACCAAGAAATGCCACAAACTCTTCGAACGGGGTCCGTGCGAGTTCGGTCAATACTTTGCACCGATTGccgattcggctggaaggaGTGCCAT ACCAAAACAACGCTGGGGTGTCTGCAAGTCGACGGAAATCTGTGACAGCGGAATGATCTATTGGCCCCAGGACAACAAATGCTACCAGATACACACCAAAGGCCCTTGCCCGAAGGGAAAGCTCATCAGCTTAGATAACAACGGGATTGCACGGTGCAAG TGCGAAAACGAAGGCGACTTGAGCAACTACTTCCACGAGGACACCGAAACTTGCCATGAGTTTTTCACCAAAGGGCCCTGCCTCGGTACGGGCGAACTATTTCTTCCCTCGCGTAAGTGTGCCTGTCACGAGCGTTTGCCACACTACCACAACGAAACCAACCAGTGCTACGAACTGGGCACGATCGGACCGTGCCCCTTCGGCCATACGTTTATCGTGGCGGACAGCAAACGGCAATCGGAAGGATCTAGCGGTGGCATGAAAGCGGAATGTCGCTGCAAGGATGGTTATGTGCAGTGGAAGGACGGCTACTGCTACAAGCTGTACACGCAAGGGCCGTGTGAGTTCGGGTCGTTTGTCACCGAAGCAAACGTATGTGCGGTAAATCCGTGCGACAAAGGACGGCTGTACTTCCCGCAGGAGAAAACATGCTACCGGATCGGTTCCCAAGGTCCGTGTACCTTGCATCAGGTGGTCATCTTTGACTTTACCTCACGTCCCTCGCTCGACGGCATCTCGTACAATGGTATGTGCGGGTGTTCGGGCGTCATCTCCAATCTCGACCAATCCTGCACGGATGAGGCGGATCAGATACCGCAAAGTGCGTGCGACAGTACGCCCGAAATGGTCGAGGTGAATCGTCAGTGCTACAAACTGTATACCCGCGGACCGTGCGGACCGGGTCAGTGGCTGGAAGCGAAGAAAATCCCCACGCGCATACGATCGGCAGCATGCGTGTGCCGGCCGGGTTACACGCCGTATGAGCAACCGCTCGCTAACGGTGTCATAGGCTGCCAGGCGCCCAGTGTCGGCATTGCCAG ATGGTTCATGAGCTTGCTAGGCTTTGGAACATCCGACCCGGACGAATACTGA
- the LOC128296763 gene encoding luciferin sulfotransferase-like → MFTYNSLTSELAKAVQVPVNGPLVEVLLNDPSDLPSGAADRPTPPAYCVLNDNYRLSADRIRNLTVYEDDLWIVTAPKCGTTWTQEMMWLLDNDLNYQKASEINLIDRSIFLEFCTLVPSFDQDTIALVEQMRRPRHIKSHLPMALLPKQLWMVRPRIVYCARNPKDMVTSFSHHYRHMHGYMGTRETFLEAILQDVVMFQPQIPHTLDFWYIRDEPNVLFIHFEEMKRNMGKVLERTCEFLGKTYTPEQLKRLEEHLSFEVMKKNDSANNSILLKLMKSISSTETKDSFQFMRKGQIGSHREELSGEYIQKLNAYIERHLKSSGFKFME, encoded by the exons ATGTTCACCTACAACTCTCTTACATCTGAGCTAGCGAAAGCTGTCCAGGTGCCGGTCAACGGTCCCCTGGTGGAGGTCCTCCTAAACGATCCGTCAGATCTTCCCAGCGGAGCCGCCGATCGACCAACACCGCCGGCGTATTGTGTGCTAAACGATAACTACAGATTATCCGCCGACAGAATACGGAACCTCACCGTCTACGAGGACGATTTGTGGATCGTGACAGCCCCGAAATGTGGTACAACGTGGACCCAGGAGATGATGTGGTTGCTTGACAACGATCTCAACTATCAAAAGGCATCCGAAATCAATCTCATTGACCGATCAATCTTCCTCGA ATTTTGCACTCTAGTGCCTTCATTCGATCAAGATACCATTGCGCTAGTCGAACAGATGAGACGTCCGCGACACATTAAAAGCCATCTACCGATGGCACTGCTGCCCAAACAACTGTGGATGGTGCGACCTCGAATCGTGTACTGTGCGCGTAACCCGAAGGATATGGTCACCAGTTTCTCCCATCACTATCGTCACATGCACGGATACATGGGCACCAGGGAAACTTTTCTCGAGGCAATACTCCAGGACGTCGTCATGTTTCAACCCCAGATACCACACACGTTAGATTTTTGGTACATACGCGACGAGCCGAACGTACTTTTCATACACTTTGAAGAGATGAAGCGG AATATGGGGAAGGTACTTGAAAGGACCTGCGAATTCCTCGGCAAAACATACACTCCAGAGCAGCTCAAACGGCTTGAAGAACATCTATCCTTCGAAGTCATGAAGA AAAATGACTCTGCCAATAACTCCATACTGTTGAAATTAATGAAGTCTATTTCGTCAACCGAGACAAAAGATAGCTTTCA ATTTATGAGAAAGGGACAAATTGGATCCCATCGTGAAGAGCTCTCCGGTGAATATATCCAGAAACTTAACGCCTACATTGAACGCCATTTAAAGAGCAGTGGCTTTAAATTCATGGAGTAA
- the LOC128296773 gene encoding luciferin sulfotransferase-like — MKPNAKSFYFRFSAFVLNYPGDTIDQLEKASRPRHIQCHLPIALLPKQIWSVRPKLIYCARNPKDATVSFFHHYRHIHGYQGNMPDFLDAVLSDQILFGPQIPHTLDFWNIRKEMNILFIHFEEMKMNMNAVLRRVCKYFNKSYTDQQLAELENHLSFDVMKNNKSANNSCVLELVESLSGKKVENFE, encoded by the exons ATGAAGCCTAACGCAAAGTCGTTTTATTTTAGATTTTCCGCGTTCGTGCTCAACTATCCGGGCGATACGATCGACCAGTTGGAGAAGGCAAGCCGACCAAGACACATTCAGTGTCATCTACCGATTGCCCTACTGCCCAAACAAATCTGGTCCGTTCGGCCAAAGCTTATCTACTGTGCCCGTAATCCCAAGGATGCTACCGTAAGCTTTTTCCATCATTATCGCCACATTCACGGTTATCAAGGAAACATGCCAGATTTTCTGGATGCTGTGCTAAGTGATCAGATACTGTTCGGACCACAAATACCGCATACGCTCGACTTTTGGAACATTCGCAAAGAGATGAACATACTTTTCATTCACtttgaagaaatgaaaatg AACATGAATGCTGTGCTGCGAAGAGTTTGCAAATACTTTAACAAATCTTACACCGATCAGCAGCTGGCGGAGTTGGAAAATCATCTATCCTTTGACGTTATGAAAA ACAACAAATCAGCAAACAATTCTTGCGTGCTGGAGCTAGTAGAATCACTATCGGGGAAAAAGGTGGAGAATTTTGAGTAA
- the LOC128296758 gene encoding luciferin sulfotransferase-like has translation MTFEYIDIEDPIFQATCRERNEEDYVLVRCNDYDTVPINIPNWTPEPVCLSRRYERIGQTIKEMEVRPDDVWIVTYPKSGTTWTQELIWLVCNGLDFQQAKDVSIDARFPFIDLSGLRDLPEPFNPLRDALEMPSPRFIKSHLPPAFLPNALWTVQPKLVYVRRNPKSVAVSYYHHSVSLHCYKGTMEQFIRSMINELVYYSPYHKHLIEYSELRYPNMLSLSFEDMKQDLPSAIRQVCQFFDKTYSDEQIGQLANHLGFDQMRQNASVNRRQWIEYNLKQTNRADKLNENDMQFIRKGETDGWRKELSQELIEAIDRWTLEKVPQDSKYAPLFH, from the exons ATGACATTCGAATACATCGATATAGAAGACCCAATATTTCAGGCTACCTGCCGCGAACGTAACGAGGAAGATTACGTGCTAGTGCGTTGCAACGATTATGATACCGTTCCGATCAATATCCCCAACTGGACCCCGGAACCAGTATGCTTGTCAAGACGATACGAGCGTATCGGGCAGACGATCAAGGAGATGGAAGTGCGACCGGATGACGTTTGGATCGTAACGTACCCAAAAAGTGGAACCACCTGGACGCAGGAATTGATCTGGTTGGTTTGCAACGGACTTGACTTCCAGCAGGCGAAAGATGTTTCTATCGATGCGCGGTTTCCCTTCATTGA CCTATCCGGGCTCCGTGATCTTCCGGAGCCGTTTAATCCACTGCGCGATGCACTCGAGATGCCTTCGCCGCGCTTTATCAAATCGCACCTACCGCCAGCCTTTCTACCGAACGCTCTGTGGACGGTGCAACCGAAACTCGTGTACGTACGCCGAAATCCGAAATCGGTCGCAGTCTCTTACTATCATCACTCCGTGTCACTGCACTGCTACAAAGGAACTATGGAGCAGTTTATTCGTTCGATGATAAACGAATTGGTTTACTATTCACCTTACCATAAGCATCTGATCGAGTACAGTGAGCTACGCTATCCCAACATGCTCTCACTGAGCTTCGAAGACATGAAACAGGATCTACCGAGCGCCATTAGACAAGTATGCCAATTTTTCGACAAAACGTACAGCGACGAGCAGATCGGGCAGCTCGCCAACCATCTAGGTTTCGATCAAATGCGCCAAAATGCATCCGTCAACCGACGGCAGTGGATTGAGTACAATCTGAAGCAAACCAATAGGGCTGATAAGCTTAACGAAAATGATATGCAGTTCATTCGAAAGGGTGAAACGGATGGGTGGAGAAAGGAACTATCGCAGGAACTGATTGAGGCCATAGATCGCTGGACATTGGAGAAGGTACCACAAGACAGCAAATATGCACCATTGTTTCATTGA
- the LOC128296767 gene encoding luciferin sulfotransferase-like, whose translation MSSSFTIADIDSDLSCPGASSYVKIQLNDLTDYPLASAPPPAIIPAKFRNYAQRVRDFQVYEDDVWIVTYPKCGTTWTQEMVWLIDRDLDYETARNVNLNTRSIFLEIGGIADKIPVDTVTVAANLKRPRHIKSHLSLALLPRQLWTVKPKIVYVARNPKDVAVSYLHHYQMIMGYRGSKEAFLDGLLEDRVMFCPQVKHALDFWALKTEPNVLFLTYESMKRDLRSVVPRVCDFFGKSYTANQLDELTVHLSFDQMKKNPSTNNDEMVRNAMKMNGREGEHFEFMRKGIVGDFRNELSPEYIEKFDNFIEQQLAGSDFKYDL comes from the exons atGTCTAGCTCTTTCACTATTGCTGATATTGATTCTGATCTATCCTGTCCTGGGGCGTCCTCTTACGTCAAGATACAGCTTAACGATCTGACCGATTATCCCTTGGCCagcgcaccaccaccagctaTCATTCCGGCAAAGTTTCGCAATTATGCACAGCGGGTACGCGACTTCCAGGTGTACGAAGATGACGTGTGGATCGTAACATATCCAAAGTGTGGCACTACGTGGACACAGGAGATGGTCTGGTTGATTGACCGTGACCTAGATTACGAAACGGCACGGAACGTGAACCTCAACACACGATCCATTTTTCTAGA AATTGGTGGCATTGCCGACAAGATTCCTGTGGATACAGTTACGGTAGCAGCCAACTTGAAGCGTCCAAGACACATTAAATCCCATCTTTCGCTGGCACTACTACCAAGACAGCTATGGACAGTGAAACCCAAAATTGTTTACGTGGCTAGAAATCCGAAAGATGTGGCAGTGTCGTATCTTCACCACTACCAAATGATTATGGGTTATCGCGGCTCGAAGGAAgcctttttggatggattacTGGAGGATCGGGTAATGTTTTGCCCACAGGTGAAGCATGCCCTTGATTTTTGGGCCTTGAAAACGGAACCAAACGTACTGTTTCTGACTTACGAAAGTATGAAAAGG GATCTCCGAAGTGTTGTACCAAGGGTGTGTGACTTTTTCGGCAAATCTTACACCGCCAATCAACTAGACGAGTTAACAGTGCACCTATCATTCGACCAAATGAAAA AAAATCCATCCACCAACAATGACGAAATGGTGCgaaatgcaatgaaaatgaatggcCGAGAAGGAGAACACTTTGA ATTTATGCGCAAAGGAATCGTGGGAGACTTTCGAAACGAACTATCGCCGGAGTACATCGAGAAGTTTGATAACTTCATCGAGCAGCAGCTTGCTGGCAGTGACTTTAAATATGATTTGTAA
- the LOC128296760 gene encoding luciferin sulfotransferase-like translates to MIHCEKYSNEYTDRIDCPGTEKHYRLIRRSLPILDGDKQSPKHGDQWCIMIEKFLPLLKPIQQLQVYADDVWVITFPKCGTTWTQEMVWLLNNNLDYARAAKLTLEERFPFLELSGALSLMDGDSVGRVQDLARPRHIKSHLPTMLLPDAIRSVKPKIIYVSRNPKDAATSFYHHYRNIVGYDGPKEHFFDAFLNDSLIYAPFGEHVRAYWEWSNRSDADNCLFLTYEQMKRDLRGVIGRVSTFLGKQYTTSEVDELAKHLSVESMRNNKSCNMDDLLEWARNTTYSEERKKHTKNNFKFIRSGTVGSYREDMNDVYVQRFEEYEKAITEGIDFDFFF, encoded by the exons ATGATACACTGCGAAAAGTATAGTAACGAGTATACCGATCGAATTGATTGTCCCGGAACGGAAAAGCACTATCGTCTGATCCGGCGATCCTTACCGATTCTTGATGGAGACAAACAATCTCCAAAGCACGGTGACCAGTGGTGTATTATGATTGAAAAGTTCTTGCCTCTCTTGAAACCGATTCAGCAGCTGCAGGTATACGCGGATGATGTGTGGGTTATCACGTTTCCAAAGTGTGGCACCACCTGGACGCAGGAGATGGTTTGGTTGCTGAACAACAATCTGGATTATGCTCGCGCTGCAAAACTAACGCTCGAAGaacgttttccttttctgGA ACTCTCAGGTGCCCTTTCCCTGATGGATGGTGATTCCGTCGGTCGAGTGCAAGATCTGGCACGTCCACGACATATCAAATCCCACCTTCCGACAATGTTGCTTCCGGATGCGATTCGTTCCGTCAAGCCCAAAATCATCTACGTTTCGCGCAACCCAAAGGATGCGGCCACTTCCTTCTACCATCACTACCGAAACATCGTGGGATACGATGGTCCGAAAGAGCACTTTTTCGACGCATTTCTCAACGACAGCCTCATCTATGCGCCCTTCGGTGAGCATGTCCGTGCGTACTGGGAATGGAGTAACCGATCGGATGCAGACAACTGTCTGTTTTTAACGTACGAACAAATGAAACGTGATTTGCGCGGTGTGATCGGACGGGTTAGCACATTCCTGGGCAAGCAATACACCACCAGCGAAGTAGATGAATTGGCAAAACACCTTTCGGTGGAATCGATGAGAA ACAACAAATCGTGCAACATGGATGACCTGCTAGAATGGGCTAGGAATACAACTTACAGTGAGGAGCGTAAAAAGCACACGAAAAATAACTTCAA GTTCATTCGTAGTGGGACGGTTGGATCGTACCGGGAAGATATGAACGATGTATACGTCCAACGTTTTGAGGAGTACGAAAAAGCCATCACGGAAGGAatcgattttgattttttcttctaa
- the LOC128296750 gene encoding general transcription factor IIH subunit 4 codes for MSEVKSSQSNSGTSKSSSSSLITKPANLECKDLEEYLKSRPPEVLEKLYNYPAICLAVYRELPEIARQFVIRILFVEQPIPQAVVSSWASQVYAKENTSVAQVLTELGVWRSAAYPGGLAAWELCPTFKKNLKIALLGGGRPWSMSNALDPDQKSRDIDFLDTYAMSRWRCVLHYMVGAGSSKGMEGEGISPDAVRILLHANLMKRDETDGSPVITRQGFQFLLLDTQAQVWHFMLQYLDTCEARGLNLPECLSMLFQLSFSTLGRDYSSEGLSTGLLTFLQHLREFGLVYQRKRKEGRFYPTRLAHNITSKNASHATTLAQDQESNATKDKGYIIVETNYRVYAYTDSNLQVALLGLFTELLYRFPNLVVGVLSRDSVRQAFRGGITAEQIISYLEQHAHPTMLTVEQTINSKSSLPPTVVDQIKLWENERNRFTYTEGVVYNQFLSQADFITLRDYAQSIGVMIWQNERIRTMVVTKNGHDDVKKFWKRYSKGGS; via the exons ATGTCGGAGGTAAAAAGTAGCCAAAGCAATAGCGGCACTAGCAAGAGTTCGTCGTCATCGCTCATCACCAAACCGGCTAATTTGGAATGCAAAGATTTGGAAGAATATCTTAAATCACGACCACCTGAAGTCCTCGAAAAGCTGTACAACTATCCAGCTATTTGTCTTGCGGTGTATCG AGAGCTTCCCGAGATAGCGCGTCAGTTCGTTATAAGAATTCTGTTCGTCGAGCAACCGATTCCACAAGCGGTCGTGTCCTCGTGGGCGTCACAAGTCTACGCAAA GGAAAACACATCTGTCGCGCAGGTGCTCACCGAGCTTGGTGTATGGCGCAGCGCAGCCTACCCAGGAGGGCTGGCAGCTTGGGAGCTGTGCCCGACGTTCAAGAAGAACCTGAAAATCGCACTACTGGGTGGCGGGCGCCCGTGGTCTATGTCGAACGCGCTAGATCCGGACCAGAAGTCGCGCGACATCGACTTCCTGGACACGTACGCCATGTCTCGATGGCGTTGCGTGCTGCACTATATGGTTGGTGCCGGTAGCTCCAAAGGGATGGAGGGTGAAGGCATTTCACCTGATGCCGTACGCATTCTGCTACATGCCAATCTCATGAAACGGGACGAAACCGACGGTAGTCCGGTCATTACGAGACAAGGCTTCCAGTTCCTGTTGCTCGACACACAAGCGCAAGTGTGGCATTTTATGCTCCAGTACCTAGACACGTGTGAAGCACGTGGTCTCAACCTGCCCGAGTGTCTTTCGATGCTTTTTCAGCTCAGTTTTAGCACGCTCGGAAGGGATTACAGTTCCGAAGGGCTGAGCACGGGTCTGCTCACTTTCCTGCAGCATCTGCGAGAGTTTGGACTCGTTTACCAACGGAAGCGCAAAGAAGGGCGTTTCTATCCGACACGCTTAGCGCACAACATTACCTCGAAGAATGCATCCCACGCGACAACTCTGGCACAGGATCAGGAATCCAATGCCACCAAGGATAAAGGGTACATCATCGTCGAAACGAACTATCGCGTATATGCGTATACCGATTCCAATCTGCAGGTCGCCCTGCTCGGTCTGTTCACCGAACTGCTGTATCGCTTCCCGAATCTGGTCGTTGGTGTACTATCGCGCGATTCCGTCCGGCAAGCGTTCCGTGGTGGAATAACGGCAGAACAGATCATCAGCTATCTCGAACAGCACGCCCATCCAACGATGTTGACCGTCGAGCAGACTATTAACAGCAAATCCTCCCTGCCGCCGACTGTAGTCGATCAAATTAAGCTGTGGGAAAACGAGCGGAATCGTTTTACCTACACCGAGGGTGTCGTGTACAATCAGTTCCTTTCACAGGCCGATTTTATCACGCTTCGTGATTACGCACAATCTATCGGGGTAATGATATGGCAGAATGAGCGCATTCGTACGATGGTCGTGACAAAGAATGGCCATGACGATGTGAAGAAGTTCTGGAAGCGCTACTCCAAGGGTGGTAGCTAA
- the LOC128296772 gene encoding BAG family molecular chaperone regulator 2: protein MNQQWARSRGRCAKRCRFDQQFDEEFGASEVTSTTRFIDILDQLDTKVESLRKEAMVLRDKKDFLAMSVDLLKNYEYLTGLNDNERDEIDCYVQRISSRLGTVELNVCTVRDQAQEESLHHVNSLIDVIIASADPVISRQKCQQYLNACSTTDTSVYTDVDPNTICTDKKFESVLLGCTLDDQKTIKKRLQALLVYLTQQTIVH, encoded by the exons ATGAACCAGCAGTGGGCCCGTTCCAGGGGTAGATGTGCCAAACGGTGCCGTTTCGATCAGCAGTTCGATGAAGAGTTCGGCGCGTCGGAAGTGACCAGCACGACAAG GTTCATCGATATCCTTGACCAGCTGGACACGAAGGTGGAATCGCTGCGCAAGGAGGCAATGGTGTTGCGCGACAAGAAGGACTTTCTGGCCATGTCAGTGGATCTGCTGAAGAACTATGAGTACCTCACCGGACTAAACGATA ATGAGCGTGATGAGATTGATTGCTACGTACAGCGGATAAGTAGCCGACTGGGCACGGTTGAACTGAACGTGTGTACCGTGCGCGATCAGGCACAGGAAGAATCACTGCATCACGTTAACAGTTTGATCGATGTGATCATCGCGAGTGCTGATCCTGTCATTTCGCGCCAAAAGTGCCAACAGTATCTGAATGCGTGCAGCACCACCGATACGAGCGTCTACACGGACGTCGATCCCAACACGATCTGTACGGACAAGAAGTTTGAGAGTGTCCTGCTCGGCTGTACGCTTGACGATCAGAAAACGATCAAGAAGCGGTTGCAGGCACTGCTGGTCTACCTTACCCAGCAAACAATTGTCCACTGA